In the Parus major isolate Abel chromosome 4A, Parus_major1.1, whole genome shotgun sequence genome, one interval contains:
- the LOC107203639 gene encoding protein Wnt-11b-like, whose amino-acid sequence MGRPAAAATALLCQLGLSAAIQWLGLADSGVAWNESQHCRLLLPEQLQLCRRHLEVMPSIVRAARRTQELCQQSFADMRWNCSSIRRAPSFGPELLTGTREAAFVHALAAAAVAQGIARSCSSGELPLCSCGPGPSEPPVPGSRWGGCGDNLSHGLQLGAAFTGGSGRAGTGGAPGLRAVNRHNGAVGRAVLSDSLDTRCKCHGVSGSCSVKTCWKGLPDLGEIASDLKSRYLAALKVTHRLVGPRKQLIPKEGDARPVTEMDLVYLINSPDYCTPNPQLGSLGTQDRPCNRSSVGSDSCDLLCCGRGYNTYTEEVQERCHCRYRWCCSVVCRRCRRSLQRHVCK is encoded by the exons ATgggccgccccgccgccgctgccACCGcgctgctgtgccagctgggcCTCTCCGCAGCCATCCAGTGGCT CGGGCTGGCAGACAGCGGGGTGGCCTGGAACGAGAGCCAGCACTGCCGGCTGCTGCTGCcggagcagctgcagctgtgccgCCGGCACCTGGAGGTGATGCCCAGCATCGTCCGGGCTGCCCGCCGGAcgcaggagctgtgccagcagagcttTGCAGACATGAGGTGGAACTGCTCCTCCATCCGGCGTGCCCCCAGCTTCGGTCCCGAGCTGCTCACAG GAACACGGGAAGCCGCCTTCGTGCACGCCCTGGCAGCGGCGGCCGTGGCCCAGGGCATCGCCCGCTCCTGCTCCTCCGGAGAGCTCCCGCTGTGCTCCTGCGGCCCCGGCCCCTCCGAGCCCCCCGTGCCCGGCTCCCGCTGGGGCGGCTGCGGCGACAACCTGAGCCACGGCCTCCAGCTCGGAGCCGCCTTCACCGGGGGCTCCGGCAGAGCCGGCACCGGCGGCGCGCCCGGGCTCAGGGCCGTGAACCGGCACAACGGAGCCGTGGGACGGGCG gtgcTCAGTGACTCCCTGGATACCAGGTGTAAATGCCATGGGGTTTCAGGCTCCTGCTCAGTGAAGACTTGCTGGAAAGGGCTGCCAGACCTGGGTGAAATCGCCTCTGACCTCAAATCCAGGTACCTGGCAGCCCTCAAGGTGACCCATCGGCTCGTGGGGCCCAGGAAGCAGCTGATCCCCAAGGAAGGGGATGCCAGGCCAGTCACAGAGATGGATCTGGTTTATCTCATCAACTCTCCTGACTACTGCACCCCAAACCCCCAGCTGGGTTctctggggacacaggacag GCCGTGCAACAGGAGCTCTGTGGGCAGTGACAGCTGTgacctgctgtgctgtggccGTGGCTACAACACCTACACGGAGGAGGTGCAGGAGCGCTGCCACTGCCGCTACCGCTGGTGCTGCTCCGTGGTGTGCAGGCGCTGCCGGCGCAGCCTGCAGAGACACGTCTGCAAATAA
- the P2RY4 gene encoding P2Y purinoceptor 4, with protein sequence MATPVRMFPVSLWTLTPAPWPGGNTTEAPEAKCVFDEEFKFILLPVSYGIVFVVGLPLNSWALWMFISRMRPWNATTTYMVNLALSDTLYVLSLPTLVYYYADRNNWPFGTGLCKFVRFLFYANLYSSILFLTCISVHRYMGICHPIRSLKWVKTKHARIICVAAWLVVTICLIPNLIFVTTSSKGNITLCHDTTKPEDFDHYVHYSSSIMALLFGVPFLVIVVCYCLMAKRLCKSSFSSPGLRMPSYKRRSIKMIIVVLAVFAICFVPFHITRTLYYTSRYFQADCRTLNIINFTYKITRPLASINSCLDPILYFMAGDKYRGWLRRGAAQRLRPMPTLDLALVSPFTDNGTDGSHTASATRGTGTARSGGGC encoded by the coding sequence GGTGAGGATGTTCCCAGTTTCCCTGTGGACACTGACGCCCGCTCCCTGGCCAGGAGGGAACACCACAGAAGCACCCGAGGCAAAGTGTGTCTTCGATGAAGAGTTCAAGTTCATCCTGCTGCCCGTCTCCTACGGCATCGTCTTTGTGGTGGGGCTGCCCCTCAACTCCTGGGCCCTGTGGATGTTCATCTCCAGGATGAGGCCCTGGAATGCCACCACCACCTACATGGTCAACCTGGCCCTCTCGGACACGCTCTACGTCCTGTCTCTGCCCACCCTGGTCTATTACTACGCTGACCGCAACAATTGGCCCTTTGGGACGGGGCTCTGCAAGTTCGTGCGCTTCCTCTTCTACGCCAACCTCTACAGCAGCATCCTCTTCCTCACGTGCATCAGCGTGCACCGCTACATGGGCATCTGCCACCCCATCCGCTCCCTCAAGTGGGTCAAGACCAAGCACGCCCGCATCATCTGCGTGGCCGCCTGGCTCGTGGTCACCATCTGCCTCATCCCCAACCTCATCTTCGTCACCACCAGCTCCAAGGGCAACATCACCCTGTGCCACGACACCACCAAGCCTGAGGATTTCGACCACTACGTGCACTACAGCTCCTCCATCATGGCTCTGCTCTTCGGGGTGCCCTTCCTGGTGATCGTCGTGTGCTACTGCCTGATGGCCAAGCGGCTCTGCAAGTCCAGCTTCTCCAGCCCCGGCCTCCGGATGCCCTCCTACAAGAGGCGCTCCATCAAGATGATCATCGTGGTGCTAGCGGTCTTTGCCATCTGCTTCGTGCCCTTCCACATCACCCGCACCCTCTACTACACCTCCCGCTACTTCCAGGCCGACTGCCGGACCCTCAACATCATCAACTTCACCTACAAGATCACACGGCCCCTGGCCAGCATCAACAGCTGCCTCGATCCCATCCTGTACTTCATGGCTGGGGACAAGTACCGGGGCTGGCTGCGCCGCGGGGCCGCCCAGCGCCTCCGGCCCATGCCCACGCTGGACCTGGCCCTGGTGTCACCCTTCACAGACAATGGCACGGATGGCAGCCACACGGCCAGCGCCACCCGAGGCACCGGGACCGCGCGCAGCGGAGGCGGGTGCTGA
- the IGBP1 gene encoding immunoglobulin-binding protein 1 isoform X2 yields the protein MMAEAGASGPRLAELLALGRRLWEELETSTEPSSGAPAVQDKVRQGLDALQRAAAMVAQLELFSENEELEEVASADLKYMLLPALLGALTLKQVDLSRRREHLESAREHFLRFLKLCRNYGLGSFQLPPGVSGEEETGSPSAPRDPAQPNLVAMAVSRTAKIERYKQKKELENKLASMSSFVESGTADEDQIREFYVLQIQKWIGTSLEEIESIDQELVILRSRDAARQAPAGPRGPSRSARIPMKPFILTRDAAQARVFGAGYPGLPTMTVDDWYEQRRRQGVVSSTHRVPGASDEELQKQQQETEEEEDDEEALQKARDWDDWKDTHPRGYGNRHNMG from the exons ATGATGGCGGAGGCGGGCGCGAGTGGCCCCCGGCTGGCGGAGTTGCTGGCGTTGGGACGGCggctctgggaagagctggagacCAGCACCGAGCCCTCCTCGGGAGCCCCGGCCGTGCAGGACAAGGTGCGGCAGGGGCTGGACGCGCTGCAGCGGGCGGCGGCCATGGTGGCgcagctggagctgttcag CGAGAacgaggagctggaggaagtgGCCTCAGCCGACCTGAAGTACATGCTGCTGCCGGCGCTGCTGGGAGCCCTGACGCTGAAGCAGGTGGACctgagcaggagaagggagcaCCTGGAGAGTGCCCGGGAGCACTTCCTGCGCTTCCTCAAGCTCTGCAGGAACTACGGGCTGGGATCTTTCCAGCTGCCCCCCGGCGTCTCCGGCGAGGAGGAAACCGGGAGCCCCTCGGCCCCCAGGGACCCCGCCCAGCCCAACCTGGTGGCCATGGCCGTGAGCAGGACAGCCAAAATCGAAAG AtacaaacagaagaaagagcTGGAGAATAAATTGGCCTCCATGAGCAGCTTTGTGGAGAGTGGGACAGCGGATGAGGATCAGATCCGGGAATTTTACGTCCTCCAGATCCAGAAATGGATCGGCACCAGCCTGGAGGAGATTGAGAGCATCGACCAGGAGCTGGTGAtcctgaggagcagggatgcagcCAGGCAG gctccagcaggTCCCCGTGGCCCTTCCCGGTCAGCCAGAATTCCGATGAAACCCTTCATCCTCACCCGGGATGCTGCTCAGGCCAG GGTGTTTGGAGCTGGCTATCCCGGGCTGCCCACCATGACTGTGGATGACTGGTACGAGCAGCGCCGCAGACAGGGAGTCGTGTCCTCCACACACAGGGTTCCAG GTGCAAGTGATGAGGAGttacagaagcagcagcaggagacagaggaggaggaggatgatgaggaaGCTCTTCAGAAAGCTCGGGACTGGGACGACTGGAAGGACACACACCCCCGGGGCTACGGCAACAGGCACAACATGGGCTGA
- the LOC107204039 gene encoding diacylglycerol O-acyltransferase 2-like yields the protein MKTIIAACSQNLSGSRASIQTALRTLLAVPWPSQRDVRSALQLLAVLQWVLSFLLLGTVSLLLLTYLLFTSLWLIPVLYLAWIIFDWDTPEKGGRRLPCLRRWTVWKHFRDYFPVKLVKTHDLSPSHNYIIGSHPHGILCVGAFCNFITGSTGFEELFPGIRSSLTTLAGNFRLPVFREYLMSGGLFPVTRRAIGYLLSQKGTGNAVAIVIGGAAESLSCRPGVTTLILKNRKGFVRMALRHGAFLVPSFSFGENDLFRQVVFEEGSWMRSIQRRFQKMMGFAPCLFYGRGLTSCRSRGFLPYARPITTVVGEPVAVPKVENPSRELVDRYHELYIHALLKLFNENKTKYGMSESDELHIL from the exons ATGAAAACCATCATAGCAGCCTGCTCCCAGAATCTCAGTG GCAGCCGGGCCAGTATCCAGACTGCGCTGAGGACGCTGCTGGCCGTGCCCTGGCCCTCGCAGCGCGACGTTCGCTCCGCGCTCCAGCTCCTGGCCGTGCTGCAGTGGGTGctcagctttctgctgctgg GAACCGtcagcctcctgctcctcacctaCCTGCTGTTCACCAGCCTCTGGCTCATCCCCGTGCTCTACCTGGCCTGGATCATCTTCGACTGGGACACGCCGGAGAAAG GTGGCAGGAGGCTGCCGTGCCTGCGGCGATGGACGGTGTGGAAGCACTTTCGGGATTATTTCCCGGTGAAG CTGGTGAAGACACACGACCTGTCCCCCAGCCACAACTACATCATCGGCTCGCACCCCCACGGCATCCTCTGCGTGGGCGCCTTCTGCAACTTCATCACGGGCTCCACGGGCTTCGAGGAGCTCTTCCCGGGCATCCGCTCCTCCCTCACCACGCTGGCCGGAAACTTCCGCCTGCCCGTGTTTCGGGAGTACCTGATGAGCGGGG GGCTGTTCCCGGTGACCCGCCGAGCCATCGGGTACCTGCTGTCCCAGAAGGGCACCGGCAACGCGGTGGCGATCGTCATCGGCGGCGCGGCCGAGTCGCTGTCCTGCCGGCCCGGTGTCACCACGCTCATCCTCAAGAACCGCAAGGGCTTCGTCCGCATGGCCCTGCGGCACGG GGCCTTCCTCGtcccctccttctcctttgGGGAGAACGACCTCTTCCGCCAGGTGGTCTTTGAGGAGGGCAGCTGGATGAGGAGCATCCAGCGGCGCTTCCAGAAGATGATGGGCTTCGCTCCCTGCCTCTTCTACGGCCGCGGCCTCACCTCCTGCCGCTCCCGCGGCTTCCTGCCCTACGCCAGACCCATCACCACCGTGG TGGGGGAGCCGGTGGCCGTGCCCAAGGTGGAGAACCCGAGCCGGGAGCTGGTGGACCGGTACCACGAGCTCTACATCCATGCCCTGCTCAAGCTCTTCAATGAGAACAAGACCAAGTATGGGATGTCTGAGTCAGACGAGCTGCACATCCTCTGA
- the IGBP1 gene encoding immunoglobulin-binding protein 1 isoform X1 gives MMAEAGASGPRLAELLALGRRLWEELETSTEPSSGAPAVQDKVRQGLDALQRAAAMVAQLELFSENEELEEVASADLKYMLLPALLGALTLKQVDLSRRREHLESAREHFLRFLKLCRNYGLGSFQLPPGVSGEEETGSPSAPRDPAQPNLVAMAVSRTAKIERYKQKKELENKLASMSSFVESGTADEDQIREFYVLQIQKWIGTSLEEIESIDQELVILRSRDAARQAPAGPRGPSRSARIPMKPFILTRDAAQARVFGAGYPGLPTMTVDDWYEQRRRQGVVSSTHRVPAGASDEELQKQQQETEEEEDDEEALQKARDWDDWKDTHPRGYGNRHNMG, from the exons ATGATGGCGGAGGCGGGCGCGAGTGGCCCCCGGCTGGCGGAGTTGCTGGCGTTGGGACGGCggctctgggaagagctggagacCAGCACCGAGCCCTCCTCGGGAGCCCCGGCCGTGCAGGACAAGGTGCGGCAGGGGCTGGACGCGCTGCAGCGGGCGGCGGCCATGGTGGCgcagctggagctgttcag CGAGAacgaggagctggaggaagtgGCCTCAGCCGACCTGAAGTACATGCTGCTGCCGGCGCTGCTGGGAGCCCTGACGCTGAAGCAGGTGGACctgagcaggagaagggagcaCCTGGAGAGTGCCCGGGAGCACTTCCTGCGCTTCCTCAAGCTCTGCAGGAACTACGGGCTGGGATCTTTCCAGCTGCCCCCCGGCGTCTCCGGCGAGGAGGAAACCGGGAGCCCCTCGGCCCCCAGGGACCCCGCCCAGCCCAACCTGGTGGCCATGGCCGTGAGCAGGACAGCCAAAATCGAAAG AtacaaacagaagaaagagcTGGAGAATAAATTGGCCTCCATGAGCAGCTTTGTGGAGAGTGGGACAGCGGATGAGGATCAGATCCGGGAATTTTACGTCCTCCAGATCCAGAAATGGATCGGCACCAGCCTGGAGGAGATTGAGAGCATCGACCAGGAGCTGGTGAtcctgaggagcagggatgcagcCAGGCAG gctccagcaggTCCCCGTGGCCCTTCCCGGTCAGCCAGAATTCCGATGAAACCCTTCATCCTCACCCGGGATGCTGCTCAGGCCAG GGTGTTTGGAGCTGGCTATCCCGGGCTGCCCACCATGACTGTGGATGACTGGTACGAGCAGCGCCGCAGACAGGGAGTCGTGTCCTCCACACACAGGGTTCCAG CAGGTGCAAGTGATGAGGAGttacagaagcagcagcaggagacagaggaggaggaggatgatgaggaaGCTCTTCAGAAAGCTCGGGACTGGGACGACTGGAAGGACACACACCCCCGGGGCTACGGCAACAGGCACAACATGGGCTGA
- the LOC107203638 gene encoding transforming growth factor beta activator LRRC32-like, with the protein MLWAARGCFLLWLLPSILRARASPETRPSSPLCQQSPTKASCKGVGLRKFPKELGQGIKYLELSNNFIQTLSGSNMPGFGQLEYLDVCFNQLEAVSATALAQLPRLRSLLLGSNRLDRNYLANGEAFHLLRNIEVLDLSVNNLESHMASWYISNLTSLQVLDLSGNTMTKLLAGTFRNSPRLRQLDLSNNYIMEIQEGAFEPLEELEVLNLALNSLHCVSGFSLTQLRVLNLSHNALELFSSEEEGAEPYLLRVLDLSHNRLLSFPELPRAHDLTHLNLSNNLIASLLPGSPHPREFVLLYKEMQRFNRTVRPVAALTHVADLDLSNNRLELFPFSFFHSLGSLHSLSLARNCLQDVAREPASNGTELSVRWLDLQSNALRVLPRWFFDSLPHLESMDLSSNSLQPCESQGSDQGRDLGGDSHTSAPGDTCTPFYNVPHLKHLSLSKNNISRLQPHAFNRTPLLSLDLSGNRDLSLPTGVLGGLELSLQELSLRDNQMDEGQAALPCLGTLRVLDLSGNHLSLLPMGLSCSPLESLDIRNNHLQSLGTAGSWSHSLRAVLVAGNPWSCCSLGWLDTLRAAGAAVPDLPQARCVFQEHGRNISARITGTPRWICPQPEGAASLALLVALISLSLLAAWAFCLLRKGRKAPGCAGLGSNRVGISQPHPKGKGPAEERPPDSITQV; encoded by the exons ATGCTCTGGGCTGCTCGGGGATGtttcctgctctggctgctcccgTCCATCCTCAGAGCCCGGGCTAGCCCGGAGACGAGGCCCAGCTCCCCGCTGTGCCAGCAG AGCCCCACGAAAGCGTCTTGCAAAGGAGTTGGCCTGCGGAAATTTCCCAAGGAGCTTGGCCAAGGAATTAAGTACCTTGAACTCTCCAACAACTTCATCCAAACCCTGTCAGGCAGCAACATGCCAGGATTTGGGCAGCTGGAGTACCTGGATGTGTGCTTCAACCAGCTGGAAGCTGTATCAGCCACCGCCCTGGCTCAGCTGCCTCGGCTGCGCTCGCTCCTCCTGGGATCGAACCGCCTGGACCGGAATTACTTGGCTAACGGGGAAGCTTTCCATCTGCTCAGGAATATAGAGGTCCTGGACCTGTCTGTGAATAACCTGGAGAGCCACATGGCCAGCTGGTACATCAGCAACCTCACCAGCCTGCAGGTGCTGGATCTCTCTGGGAACACGATGACcaagctgctggcagggacCTTCCGGAACTCGCCGCGGCTGCGCCAGCTCGACCTCAGCAACAACTACATCATGGAGATCCAGGAGGGAGCTTTTGAGCctctggaagagctggaggtgCTGAACTTGGCTTTGAATTCCCTCCACTGTGTCTCTGGCTTCAGCCTCACACAGCTGCGAGTTTTAAACCTCAGCCACAACGCCCTGGAGCTCTTCTCCTCTGAGGAGGAGGGAGCGGAGCCGTACCTGCTCCGAGTGCTCGACTTGAGCCATAACAGACTCCTCTCTTTTCCAGAGCTCCCCAGAGCCCATGATCTCACACACTTAAACCTTTCCAACAACCTCAttgcttccctgctcccaggctcaCCCCATCCCAGGGAGTTTGTCCTGCTCTACAAGGAGATGCAGAGGTTCAACAGGACCGTGCGTCCCGTGGCCGCTCTGACACACGTGGCTGACCTGGATCTCAGCAATAACCGCCTGGAGCTgttcccattttccttcttccacagcctgggctccctgcacagcctcagcCTGGCAAGGAACTGTCTCCAGGATGTGGCCAGGGAGCCTGCCTCCAATGGCACGGAGCTGTCCGTGCGCTGGCTGGACCTCCAAAGCAACGCCCTCCGTGTGCTGCCACGCTGGTTCTTCGATTCCCTGCCTCACCTGGAATCCATGGATCTGAGCTCCAACAGCCTCCAGCCTTGTGAGAGCCAAGGGAGTGACCAGGGAAGGGATTTGGGAGGGGATTCTCACACGTCAGCCCCCGGAGACACCTGCACCCCCTTCTACAACGTGCCTCACCTGAAGCACCTGAGCCTGTCCAAGAACAACAtctccaggctgcagccccaCGCCTTCAACCGGACCCCGCTGCTCTCCCTGGACCTGTCTGGAAACAGGGACTtgtccctgcccacaggagTGCTGGGGGGGttggagctgtccctgcaggagctctctCTGAGGGACAACCAGATGGACGAGGGCCAAGCAGCgctgccctgcctgggcacTCTCCGAGTGCTGGACCTGTCAGGCAACCACCTGAGCCTGCTGCCCATGGGGCTCTCCTGCTCCCCGCTGGAGAGCCTGGACATTCGGAATAACCACCTGCAGAGCTTGGGAACAGCTGGGAGCTGGTCCCACAGCCTGAGGGCAGTGTTGGTGGCTGGGaacccctggagctgctgctctctgggctggCTGGACACGCTGCGTGCGGCCGGCGCGGCCGTGCCAGACCTGCCCCAAGCCCGCTGTGTCTTCCAGGAGCACGGCAGGAACATCTCGGCCAGGATCACCGGCACTCCCCGCTGGATCTGTCCCCAGCCCGAGGGCGCtgcctccctggctctgctcgTGGCCCTGATCAGCCTTTCCCTCCTCGCTGCCTGGGCTTTCTGCCTCCTGAGGAAAGGGCGGAAGGCTCCGGGATGTGCAGGACTCGGGAGCAACAGGGTGGGAatctcccagccccatcccaaaGGAAAGGGGCCAGCTGAGGAGAGGCCACCTGACAGCATCACCCAAGTGTAG